The Coprobacillus cateniformis DNA window TCTTGTTGTAGCAACTGTTATTGCAAATAAGACATATAAATTCTTTCAGGAACAATTGGCTTTAAGAGGAGAGTTAAGTGGCTATGTTGAAGAAATGATAGGTAATCAGAAGGTTGTGAAAGCATTTGGATATGAAGATGAGAATCAGGTAAGATTTGAAGAAATAAATCATAGGTTATATTTAAGTGGAGTGAAATCACAATTTTTGGGAGCATTGGCAAATCCAAGTACACGTGTTGTGAATAGTATTGTTTATGCTAGTGTTTGTTTAGCAGGTGCTTTGTATGTCGTTGCTGGGAATATGAGCGTTGGTGCATTATCAAGTTTCTTGAGTTATGCTAATCAATACACGAAACCATTTAATGAAATTTCAAATGTATTTACTGAATTGCAAACAGCTTTTGCAAGTGCAGCGAGAGTATTTAAACTGTTGGATACATCAAGTGAAGATATTGTTTTACAGCCTCAAACCATTGAACGGGTGAAAGGACATATTCAAATTCAGAATTTATCTTTTGCATATGAAGAAGGACAATCTCTTATTGAAAATCTCAATGTTGAAGCACAACCTGGACAAACAGTTGCGATTGTTGGACCTACTGGTTGTGGAAAAACAACGTTGATTAATTTACTGATGAGATTTTATGATCCTTTAAAAGGTCAGATTTTGATTGATGGTGTGAATACACAATCGATGGATAGAGAGTATTTAAGAGGACTTTATGGAATGGTTTTACAAGATTCATGGTTGTTTTCAGGAACAATTAAAGAAAATATTGCATATGGTCGAGAAGTGGCTGAAGAAGAAATTGTAGAAGCAGCTCAAAGCGCTCATGCTCATAAATTTATTATGCAATTAAAAGATGGTTATGATACATTGGTGAGTGAAGATGGTGGGAATCTTTCACAGGGACAAAAGCAACTTTTGTGTATTGCACGTATAATGTTAATGAAGCCACCTATGTTAATTCTAGATGAAGCAACTTCTTCGATAGATACACGTACTGAGAAGCAAATACAAGATGCTTTTGATACAATGATGCAAGGGAGAACAACTTTTATTGTTGCCCACCGATTATCAACAATTCAAAAAGCAGATCAAATATTAGTAATGGACCATGGTCATATTATTGAACAGGGTAAGCATCATGAATTGTTAGAAAAGAAAGGTTTTTATCATCATTTATATTATAGTCAGTTTGATTTGAAGAACTAAAAAAAGCGACATGTCGCTTTTTATTTTGAAATAATTTTTCTTAATTCTGTTTTATCAATAAAACGTGTAGAGAAACTATAATCTTTTTGTGCATATACAAAAGACATTTTGTTATTGTAAGTAAAATTAACTTTTTTAAGTTTACGATAATCA harbors:
- a CDS encoding ABC transporter ATP-binding protein, yielding MDIKTMKRLISFCKPYLKYLFMALMFSALQIIFTLLIPVFIGQAVDHIIGKGLVDFDLLVWKIILIAGSVGIAEIFDWLVVRTSNMMTYSITKDLRTQLFSKYSTLPLRYIDSHAHGDLMSRMINDIDLIGDGLLQGFTHLFSGVATIVGTIGFMLYINVPIAMIVIILTPLSLVVATVIANKTYKFFQEQLALRGELSGYVEEMIGNQKVVKAFGYEDENQVRFEEINHRLYLSGVKSQFLGALANPSTRVVNSIVYASVCLAGALYVVAGNMSVGALSSFLSYANQYTKPFNEISNVFTELQTAFASAARVFKLLDTSSEDIVLQPQTIERVKGHIQIQNLSFAYEEGQSLIENLNVEAQPGQTVAIVGPTGCGKTTLINLLMRFYDPLKGQILIDGVNTQSMDREYLRGLYGMVLQDSWLFSGTIKENIAYGREVAEEEIVEAAQSAHAHKFIMQLKDGYDTLVSEDGGNLSQGQKQLLCIARIMLMKPPMLILDEATSSIDTRTEKQIQDAFDTMMQGRTTFIVAHRLSTIQKADQILVMDHGHIIEQGKHHELLEKKGFYHHLYYSQFDLKN